The DNA segment TTTGGTTCTCTGACGCCATGGCTGGGCAACCCATTGAGAAGTCGTCTGTTCGCCTTGGATTGGATTTCTGTCAGCACTGTGTGGATATGTATCAAAACTGGGTGGTCGAGATTGGACTCTTAGCCTCGTTCAATTCCTGATCGCGATTGCGTTTACTCTTCCGTAGAGGTTTTTCGTTAGAGGGTTCGCGGTTAAGAACCGCGAGAAGGCTGGCGTAAATCCATTGATAAAACGACTGTCGACGTCTTGATGAATTCCTCTTTGATCGCGTCCTGTGATCGGAAGACAGAAGGATGAAGCAATGAAATTGACACCGATGATGAAGAATCGAACATCGGTTCTGTTTGTGGCCAGTATTTAACTTGCCCGATCGGTCGGCACGCGATTTCCAGTCACAACAAGTGATTGGGAAAAGGGGGCTTTCAATATGAAGTAGACCGAGATGATTGCGGAGCTTTCAGAGCAACGAATCGACAACGTTTGGCGATCCTATTCTGCTTATTCAATTTCAACCGCGGGCAATGACTGTTTCCGCAAGCTTCCAGTGTCATTTGCAACTAGGATGCGCTATTCGATAGCAGGCTGATTTAGATTGACAGGAGAATTTCTTCCGATTAGATTCTGGGGTCGTACTTGTTTGTTTCGTTCAAAAAATCGCTCCCCAGCTGATGCTTCAGACTTTCTACCGTAAGCCCGTCCGAATGCTAACCGAGATGATGCTTCTCGTGTTGATGCTTTGGCCTGCGCCGTTCCCGGTGGGACATAATCATAACGATCTATCGTTGCGAGTCTCGGATCAACAGATGGATTGCCATCTAAAATTCCACCACGGCGGTTTCGAGAACTCGGATCGCTGGCCGGCGGATTGGCATTGGCATTGGGTTTTCCCTATGGACGGTCACGAGGACTTGGGCGGCGTTGACTTAATGGCGCAGACCGAACCGTTTGCGTTGGGACAGCGATTGGATTTTCCAGTATCTGCTTGTGTCTTGCGAATCGAATCGGTTCCATTGAAGCAGTTCTTTGCAAGGCCCTTTCTGCCGGCAAACCGCCAGCATTCTTTCCAAAACGTCGCGCTACTCCACAGCCGGCAGTCTCTGCCCGAATTCTTGGGTGTCGTTCGCTGCTAAGCGTTCGTTGATCAAACAATTCGCTTGATCATCTGGGTTTTGAATCCGCGTCGGTAAACCATTGCGCGACTTGATATCGAACCCAGACGGCAGCTTCCGTTTCGTACGTGTGTCCGTTTTGCTGGCCGGTTCCAGCGAACGATTTCCACGCACATCGGCCGTTACGCTTTCGGGGCGTCAGATTGGCTCGACGCATTTCAACTACGAACAACGCTTTTTAGACAAGTAACCAACCACCATGAATCCTTTTGAACATGTAACGGGTATCCAATGTCGCTTGTGGCGCGCATGGTTGCTTCCCGCGATGATGGCTGCGACATTGATTCCCTTCGTGTCTGCAACGGCTCAGTCGACAGTGGCGGAATCTGTTGTCATTCTGCCGAAAGACCAGTGGCAAGCATCAGGAATTCACATTGAACCAGTGCAACGCAACGCATTCACAAAAACGCTGCATCTGACCGGAAAAATCTCGCTTAACCAGGATCGTGTTGCACATATCTATTCGATGGTCGACGGGATCGTGGATGATGTTTCAGTTAGTCTGGGACAAACCGTCAAAATGGATGATTTGCTTGCAGTGATCCACAGTCGAGAAGTCGGTGCGGCGAAGTTAGAACTCTATCAAGCCCGCTTGCAATTGGAGCTTGCAGAAACGCAAAACGAACTGCAGACAGCGATCGCAAAAAACACGAACGAATTGCTAGTTGCCCTGAGAAGCAACATGCCAATCGCGGAAATCGAAAAGAAGTTTCGTGACCGGCCAATGGGCGACTATCGTGAGCGAGCGTTGATTTCATACGCTGCCTTTTTAAAATCTGCCGCTGACGTTTCGCGACTTGAAGGAGTATCGCAGTCCGGGGCCGTGTCAGGCAAAACGCTGCTGGCGGCAACCTCGGGTCGAAACGCCGATCAAGCAACTTTTCAATCTCGGATCGAGCAGATTCAATACGAATTGCAAACGTCCACTCTAAAAACGTCCCAGGCTGTAAAAGAAGCCGAGGCGAAAGTCCTGGTGGCCGTGACCGGTTTGCGGATTCTGAACGTTGATGCCAAGGAACTGAACGAAATTGATCCTGCTAAACAAGGCGAGGCGTTATCTCACTACGCGATCCGAGCTCCCTTTGACGGAACCGTACTAACCAAAGATGTTGTCCTGCGAGAGCAAGTTCGTCCTGATGTGATGTTGTTAAGCATTGCTGACCTTTCGACTGTTTGGGTGACGGCGAACGTCTACGAAGAACACCTGCCACTTTTGAACTCTTTCAAAGACCAAACGATTACGCTTCGCAACGACGCACTGCCCGATCGCAAGTTCACGGCCAAAGTTTTTTATACCGGTGACATCATGGACGAGGCGACACGAACCATTTCATTGCGGGCGATCGCTGACAATGCGAATCACGATTTAAAGCCCGGAATGTTCGTCAACATCGAATTGCCAACCGCTCAGCCGGCAGAATCGATTGTCATTCCCAATTCGGCCGTCCAGCAACACGAAGGCAAGTCCTTTGTGTTTGTATTGAAAGGCGACGATCAGTTCCTCCGGCGGAATATCACCGTCGGGCCTACCAGTGACAAGACCATCGTCGTGCGATCAGGGCTTCGCGAAGGCGAGTCGATTGTGACCGGCGGCGGCTTCATTCTGAAGTCACAATTGCTGGCCGAATTGTTGGGAGACGAATAACATGATTAATCATCTAATCGATTTCTCGCTTAACAACCGGTTCATCGTCATTCTGTTGTCGCTTGCGATCCTAGGCATGGGGTTCTTCGCCGCCGCCACGATTCCGCTGGACGCCGTTCCCGATCTGACGAACGTCCAAGTCCAAGTGCTTACCAACTCGCCGGCGCTCGGTCCGGTCGAAGTCGAACAGTTCATCACGTTTCCGATTGAGAACGCGATGAGCGGGATCCCCAAGGTAGACGAAATCCGTTCCATCAGCCGTTTCGGATTGTCAGCGGTGACGGTTGCGTTCGAAGAAGGAACGGACATCTACTGGGCACGCAATCTGATTAGCGAACGTTTACTAAAAGCTCGCGAAGACATTCCGCCTGGGATGGGGACGCCGGAGCTTGGACCGATCGCGACGGGAATGAGCGAAATCTATCAGTTCGAGGTGCGCGCCGAACCGGGTGCGGAGCAATCGTTGACCGATCTTCGCACCGTTCTGGATTGGCAAATCGCGTTCCAGCTGCGGAGCGTGCCGGGGGTGATCGAAGTCAACACCTTTGGCGGCGCTCTCAAAACTTATGAAGTGCAGATTGACCCCGCCAAATTGCAGAACTACGACGTTTCCTTAACTCAGATCATCGAAGCACTGGAACAAAACAACGGAAACGCGGGCGGTGGCTACATCGCTCACAATGCCGAACAACGATTGATTCGTGGTGAGGGTCTGGTCAGCTCGTTAGACGACATTCGGATGATCGTTCTTGACAGCCGCGAAGGTACTCCGATTCGCATCGCGGACATCGCTAACGTCGAATTTGCTCCGATGCTGCGTCAAGGTGCCGTCACTCGCGATGGAGATCGTGAAGCGGTAATCGGCATGGTGATGATGCTGATGGGTGGTAACTCGCGGCAAGTGGTCGGAGACGTCAAAGCGAAGATCGCCGAGATCCAAAAGACACTTCCCGAAGGTATCGTGATTGACACCTTCTATGATCGCACTGAGCTTGTCTCCAAGACGATTCACACGGTGGGCGAAAATATCGGACTGGGCGTAATCCTGGTGATTTTGACGCTGTTCATTTTGTTGGGCGACGTGCGGGCTGGGTTGATCGTTGCCGCCGCAATACCGTTGTCAGCGATGTGTGCGTTGATCGCAATGCGTTACGCCGGTGTGTCCGCCAACCTGATGAGCCTTGGCGCGGTCGACTTTGGGGTGATCGTTGACGGGGCAGTTGTCATGGTCGAGAACTGTGTCCGGCGAGCCATGCAGTATCAGAAGGCTCACGACAGCGACCACGTTCCCCAAGGCGTTTTTCGCGAATCGGCTAAAGAAGTTGGTAAGCCCATTCTGTTTGCCGGATTGATCGTCATTATCGTGTTCTTGCCGATTCTGAGTCTTCAAGGCATGGAAGGCAAAATGTTTCGCCCCATGGCGTTTACTTTTATGACGGCACTGTCGGCGGCGTTGCTGTTGTCGGTGACCGTGATGCCCGTGCTGGCGTCTTTGTTCCTCGCACGTCGACTGAAACAACGCGAAACGTTTGTGGTTCGTAAGTTGAAGTCGACCTACCAGCCACTCTTGATGTTTGCGATGAAGCGACCCTGGCCGATGTTCGGCGGATCGGTCATTTTGTTCATTGGAAGCATGTTTTTGGCTAGCGGGTTCGGGGTGGAGTTCGTTCCGAAACTGGATGAAGGGGACATCGCGATCCAGGCTACAAGATTGCCCAGCGTATCCCTGGAAACTTCCATTGAAATGACCAAAGCGATGGAGAGAACGCTACTGAAATTTCCGCAGGTCCAGACCGTTGTTTCAAAGACGGGGAGACCTGAAATTGCAAATGACCCGATGGGGGTCTATCAAACGGACATCTTTATTCGGATCGATCCTTTAGCTGAATATGACGACGGAAAAACGAAAATCGATTTGATCGAAGAGATGCAAGCTGCGTTGATCAAAGAAGTACCTGGCAACGCCTACAGTTTCACTCAGCCGATCGAACTACGAGTGCAGGAATTGGTTGCGGGCGTGCGCAGTGACATCGGACTTAGTCTGTACGGCGACGATCTGGATGTGCTGAAGGTGAAGGGAGATGAATTGGTGCGTGCTCTCAATCAAGTTGACGGTGCGGCGGACGTCGCGGCTCAGCAAATCGCGGGGTTGTCGTATCTGCGAGTCAAAGTACGACGCGAGGATTTGGCTCGATACGGTATCAATACCCGCGACGTGCTTGACGCTGTCAGCTCCGTTGGAGGGATTCCGATCGGTCAAGTGTTTGAGGGGCAACGGAGGTTCCCATTGCAGATCCGCTTGCGTCCTGAGTCTCGCGAGAATACCGAACAACTGCTGGCGTTGAAGATCGACGATTCGCAAGGCCGACCGATTCCGATTTCGCAAGTCGCGGACATCATCACTGAAGATGGTCCTGTCGAGATCAGTCGAGATGCAGTCCGTCGTCGATTGCTGGTGCAGTGCAACGTTCGCGGTCGTGACCTGGCTGGATTTGTGGCCGAAGCTCAGCGTGTGGTCGAAGATCAGGTCGAATTGCCAGCAGGCTACATGCTCCGCTGGGGCGGGCAATTCGAGAATTTGCAGCAAGCGACTCAGCGGTTGGCAATCGCTGTTCCCGTTGCTTTGATTTTGATCTTTGCGTTGCTATACATCACATTCAACTCGGTCAAATTGGCGATGCTGATTTATTTGAATGTTCCAATCGCAGCAACTGGCGGTGTCCTTGCCTTGTGGGTACGAGATTTG comes from the Roseimaritima multifibrata genome and includes:
- a CDS encoding efflux RND transporter periplasmic adaptor subunit, with the protein product MNPFEHVTGIQCRLWRAWLLPAMMAATLIPFVSATAQSTVAESVVILPKDQWQASGIHIEPVQRNAFTKTLHLTGKISLNQDRVAHIYSMVDGIVDDVSVSLGQTVKMDDLLAVIHSREVGAAKLELYQARLQLELAETQNELQTAIAKNTNELLVALRSNMPIAEIEKKFRDRPMGDYRERALISYAAFLKSAADVSRLEGVSQSGAVSGKTLLAATSGRNADQATFQSRIEQIQYELQTSTLKTSQAVKEAEAKVLVAVTGLRILNVDAKELNEIDPAKQGEALSHYAIRAPFDGTVLTKDVVLREQVRPDVMLLSIADLSTVWVTANVYEEHLPLLNSFKDQTITLRNDALPDRKFTAKVFYTGDIMDEATRTISLRAIADNANHDLKPGMFVNIELPTAQPAESIVIPNSAVQQHEGKSFVFVLKGDDQFLRRNITVGPTSDKTIVVRSGLREGESIVTGGGFILKSQLLAELLGDE
- a CDS encoding efflux RND transporter permease subunit is translated as MINHLIDFSLNNRFIVILLSLAILGMGFFAAATIPLDAVPDLTNVQVQVLTNSPALGPVEVEQFITFPIENAMSGIPKVDEIRSISRFGLSAVTVAFEEGTDIYWARNLISERLLKAREDIPPGMGTPELGPIATGMSEIYQFEVRAEPGAEQSLTDLRTVLDWQIAFQLRSVPGVIEVNTFGGALKTYEVQIDPAKLQNYDVSLTQIIEALEQNNGNAGGGYIAHNAEQRLIRGEGLVSSLDDIRMIVLDSREGTPIRIADIANVEFAPMLRQGAVTRDGDREAVIGMVMMLMGGNSRQVVGDVKAKIAEIQKTLPEGIVIDTFYDRTELVSKTIHTVGENIGLGVILVILTLFILLGDVRAGLIVAAAIPLSAMCALIAMRYAGVSANLMSLGAVDFGVIVDGAVVMVENCVRRAMQYQKAHDSDHVPQGVFRESAKEVGKPILFAGLIVIIVFLPILSLQGMEGKMFRPMAFTFMTALSAALLLSVTVMPVLASLFLARRLKQRETFVVRKLKSTYQPLLMFAMKRPWPMFGGSVILFIGSMFLASGFGVEFVPKLDEGDIAIQATRLPSVSLETSIEMTKAMERTLLKFPQVQTVVSKTGRPEIANDPMGVYQTDIFIRIDPLAEYDDGKTKIDLIEEMQAALIKEVPGNAYSFTQPIELRVQELVAGVRSDIGLSLYGDDLDVLKVKGDELVRALNQVDGAADVAAQQIAGLSYLRVKVRREDLARYGINTRDVLDAVSSVGGIPIGQVFEGQRRFPLQIRLRPESRENTEQLLALKIDDSQGRPIPISQVADIITEDGPVEISRDAVRRRLLVQCNVRGRDLAGFVAEAQRVVEDQVELPAGYMLRWGGQFENLQQATQRLAIAVPVALILIFALLYITFNSVKLAMLIYLNVPIAATGGVLALWVRDLPFSISAGVGFIALFGIAVMNGVVLIEHVRHLRQGGDSQRDAVINGAIDRLRPVLMTAMCGALGFIPMALSASSGAEVQRPLATVVIGGLITSTVLTLLVLPTIYRWFEPTQVEPESFDETQFGH